From the Solanum lycopersicum chromosome 10, SLM_r2.1 genome, one window contains:
- the LOC138338831 gene encoding uncharacterized protein gives MGVSTTSKAELAAYQLKDVAQTWYNQWKDSRDLKGGVLTWGIFKKAFLNKFFPRMQREAKDEISHYVTGVSEELEAECHATMLYDNMDLSRLMVHAKKVEESHLRKRNREGKKARSFKSGSSKSRLDIQDKPKFKKRVSNPKPQKGRNVNPLRERPTCGKCGKKYVDECLVGTNRCYGCGKGGHMVKDCPNVKTQGKGNIQAKLSDPSSEAPKRNNFMHSRLGVKRELS, from the exons ATGGGGGTGAGTACTACTTCAAAGGCTGAGCTTGCtgcctatcaactcaaagacGTGGCTCAGACATGGTACAATCAGTGGAAGGATAGTAGGGATTTAAAAGGTGGTGTCCTGACTTGGGGGATCTTCAAAAAGGCGTTTCTTAACAAGTTCTTCCCAAGGATGCAAAGGGAAGCTAAA GATGAAATAAGCCATTATGTAACTGGTGTGTCCGAAGAGCTTGAAGCAGAATGTCATGCAACTATGCTTTATGACAATATGGATCTTTCTAGGTTGATGGTTCATGCTAAAAAAGTAGAGGAGAGTCATCTAAGGAAGAGGAATAGGGAAGGTAAGAAGGCAAGATCTTTTAAAAGTGGTTCTTCCAAGAGTAGGCTTgacattcaagacaagcctaagttcaagaagag GGTATCTAATCCTAAACCTCAAAAGGGGAGAAATGTGAATCCACTACGAGAAAGACCAACTTGtggtaagtgtggtaagaaataTGTGGATGAATGCCTTGTTGGAACTAATAGATGCTATGGTTGTGGAAAAGGTGGCCATATGGTGAAAGATTGTCCTAATGTGAAGACTCAAGGAAAGGGGAATATCCAAGCTAAATTAAGCGATCCTAGCTCCGAAGCTCCAAAAAGGAATAATTTTATGCACTCAAGGCTAGGGGTGAAAAGAGAGCTCTCCTGA